One genomic region from Caldicoprobacter guelmensis encodes:
- the fliW gene encoding flagellar assembly protein FliW gives MIIESKHFGYIEISEEEIIRFPYGLYGFEDIKEYVLLGKVGDNNPFMWLHAVHNPNVCFVVIDPFVFKKDYSPSINEEVLQKLEVDDPSDIRFLSIVVIPQDMSKMTANLQGPIVINAKKNIAMQVILDDDKYTTRHYILEEMRKGA, from the coding sequence TTGATCATTGAATCCAAGCACTTTGGCTATATTGAAATATCCGAGGAGGAGATCATACGATTTCCTTACGGCCTTTACGGCTTTGAGGACATAAAGGAATATGTGCTGTTGGGTAAAGTGGGGGACAACAACCCCTTCATGTGGCTTCATGCGGTACATAATCCCAATGTGTGCTTTGTGGTCATAGACCCGTTTGTTTTTAAAAAGGACTATTCGCCTTCGATAAATGAGGAGGTCTTACAGAAGCTGGAGGTGGATGACCCGTCAGATATACGCTTTTTATCCATCGTCGTCATTCCGCAGGATATGTCAAAGATGACTGCTAACTTACAGGGGCCTATAGTGATCAATGCCAAGAAGAACATAGCCATGCAGGTGATACTGGACGATGATAAGTACACGACAAGACACTACATACTCGAAGAGATGAGAAAAGGGGCATAG
- a CDS encoding flagellin N-terminal helical domain-containing protein: MRINHNIIALNAYRQLSVNNTGVQKSLEKLSSGMRINRAGDDAAGLAISEKMRGQIKGLTMASKNAQDAISLIQTAEGALNETHAILQRMRELAVQAANDTNTETDRAEIQKEIDQLAQELARIGNTTEFNTQKLLNGNFNGVFQIGANEKQNLLLQISDMRGFALGVVGGVTYEITGTVGNTNSSFETGTYAVKYDASRDEYQLVDSNGLVIATSNDGGKTYTAKANASDQISFSDGVISGTVTIYDNSGTLEAKGTATVTNKGLEAGTYTYDASSGELKDASGQVVARSSNGQTFEDAAGNELFTLGAALSGNTSFEVKGVDVSSYDKATAAITTINDAIEKVSAERSKLGAYQNRLEHTINNLEVSAENLTAAESRIRDVDMAKEMMEFTKQTILQQAATAMLAQANQLPQAVLQLLR, encoded by the coding sequence ATGAGGATTAATCACAACATTATCGCTCTTAATGCATACAGACAGTTAAGCGTTAATAATACTGGTGTTCAAAAGTCCCTGGAGAAGCTTTCATCTGGTATGAGGATTAACCGTGCAGGAGACGATGCAGCAGGACTGGCCATATCAGAGAAGATGAGGGGTCAGATCAAAGGCCTCACTATGGCTTCCAAGAATGCTCAGGATGCTATATCATTGATTCAAACTGCAGAAGGTGCTTTGAATGAGACACATGCTATACTGCAGCGTATGAGAGAGTTGGCTGTCCAAGCGGCGAACGATACCAATACAGAAACTGATAGGGCAGAGATACAAAAGGAGATAGATCAGTTGGCCCAGGAGCTTGCAAGGATTGGTAATACTACCGAATTTAATACCCAGAAGCTCTTAAATGGTAATTTTAATGGTGTTTTCCAGATTGGAGCCAATGAAAAGCAGAATTTATTACTGCAGATAAGCGATATGAGAGGTTTCGCATTAGGTGTAGTGGGCGGTGTGACGTACGAAATTACTGGTACAGTTGGTAATACTAATAGTAGTTTCGAAACCGGTACGTATGCAGTAAAATATGATGCATCAAGGGATGAGTATCAACTTGTTGATAGTAATGGATTAGTGATTGCTACAAGTAACGATGGGGGCAAGACATATACTGCAAAAGCTAATGCTTCAGATCAAATTTCATTTAGTGATGGTGTAATCAGCGGGACTGTTACTATTTATGATAATAGTGGTACTCTAGAGGCAAAAGGGACTGCTACAGTGACCAATAAAGGTTTAGAGGCAGGAACTTATACTTATGATGCAAGTAGTGGTGAACTGAAGGATGCAAGCGGTCAGGTTGTTGCTAGATCTTCAAATGGCCAAACTTTTGAAGATGCTGCCGGGAATGAACTTTTTACATTAGGAGCGGCTCTTAGTGGTAACACTTCTTTTGAAGTAAAGGGTGTTGATGTATCGAGTTATGACAAAGCTACTGCTGCAATTACTACTATTAACGATGCTATTGAAAAGGTATCTGCTGAACGTTCTAAGCTTGGTGCTTACCAGAATCGTCTTGAGCATACAATCAACAACCTTGAGGTATCTGCAGAGAACCTCACGGCAGCCGAGTCCCGTATCCGTGATGTAGATATGGCAAAAGAGATGATGGAGTTTACTAAGCAGACCATACTGCAGCAGGCTGCAACGGCAATGCTTGCGCAGGCCAATCAGTTGCCTCAGGCGGTGTTACAGTTGCTCAGGTAA
- a CDS encoding DUF6470 family protein, translating into MLLRITTTPALIGIRTQPAQLEIDTSRPFVEMQHQPPRLNIQTQPAKVYIDQYECFAELGYKNFLDLARAQAQKGYQRVMEYIAQTAQDGDRLAAIEQGGNPIADIAEERSYHTPEPEPISLPFPKPRFFVTGGVSIDYYPGEVHFNAVVHPVRYRVTLHKVDIYLRQYPSITIEYVGRNLDRRV; encoded by the coding sequence ATGCTTTTGCGTATCACTACCACACCGGCTTTGATAGGGATCCGTACGCAGCCGGCCCAACTAGAGATAGATACCTCTCGACCTTTTGTTGAGATGCAGCATCAACCACCGAGGCTTAATATACAGACCCAGCCGGCAAAAGTGTACATTGATCAATATGAGTGCTTTGCTGAGTTGGGATATAAGAATTTTCTTGACCTTGCACGGGCTCAAGCTCAAAAGGGTTACCAGCGGGTGATGGAGTATATTGCCCAGACAGCACAGGACGGCGACAGGCTGGCTGCTATAGAGCAGGGAGGAAACCCCATAGCCGATATTGCAGAGGAAAGGTCATACCACACGCCCGAACCGGAACCGATTAGTCTACCCTTCCCTAAACCTAGGTTTTTTGTGACGGGTGGGGTTAGCATAGATTATTATCCTGGCGAGGTTCATTTTAATGCAGTTGTGCATCCCGTGAGATACAGGGTTACGCTTCACAAAGTCGATATTTACTTAAGGCAGTACCCCAGCATTACCATAGAATATGTGGGGCGTAATTTGGACAGGAGGGTGTGA
- the csrA gene encoding carbon storage regulator CsrA, with product MLVLSRKPGQSILIGDNIEVKIIEVQGDQVRIGINAPKDISILRKELMDEVSQANREAVVDSAAISLEELGRVLRE from the coding sequence ATGCTGGTTTTAAGCCGAAAGCCGGGCCAATCGATATTAATCGGCGACAACATAGAGGTGAAGATAATAGAGGTGCAGGGAGACCAGGTCAGGATAGGGATAAATGCTCCAAAGGATATATCCATTCTAAGGAAGGAGCTCATGGATGAGGTCAGCCAGGCCAACCGTGAGGCGGTGGTGGACAGCGCCGCTATTTCGCTTGAAGAGCTGGGTAGGGTGCTGAGAGAGTAG